The genomic DNA ATTAATCAAAAAGATATACAAAAATTAATAGATCAAGTTCATAAATTAGTAATGTTACCAGGAGAAGAAATTATTCATGTCCTTCCTCAAGAATACAAAGTAGATAGTCAGTCAGAAATAGGGGAACCTATTGGGATGTATGGTAGTCGTTTAGAAGCTAATTTTCATGTAGTTGTTGGACAAATTTCTTCAATTAGAAATATTGGAAGATGCGTTAAAGCAGCTGGATTAAATCTTGCTGGAATGACTTTAGAACCTATAGCTTCCGCAGAAGCAGTTTTAAGTAAAGAAGAAAGAGAAGCAGGAGTTGCTTTAGTAGACATAGGAGGGGGAACAACAGATGTTGCTATATTTAAAGATAATATCATTCGTCATACTGCTGTTATCCCTTTTGGAGGAAATGTAATTACTGAAAATATAAAAACAGATTGTCTAATTATTGAAAGACAAGCAGAATTATTGAAAATAAAATTTGGATCAGCTTGGCCAGGAGAAAACAAAGAAACTGAAATTGTTTGTATACCTGGACTAAGAGGTAGAGAACCAAAAGAAATTTCTTTAAAACATCTTTCTAAGATTATTCATACAAGAGTTTGTGAAATTTTAGAACATGTTAACGTTGAAATTAATAATTATGGAAATGAAGAACAAAAAAAAAGATTAATAGCAGGACTAGTCATGACAGGAGGCGGAGCACAATTAAAACATATAAGACCTCTCACTGAATATATTACTGGAATGGATGTCCGTGTAGGATATTCTAATGAACATATAGCGGGTGGAGATAATGGATTTATAAGTAATCCTGAATATGCAACATCAATAGGATTAGTTGTAAAAGGGTTAGATGATAAGAAAAAATATTTATGTACATCAGATATGGTATACAATCAATCAGATTATAAAAACAATGTTGAATTATTTTCTACAAAATTTTATAATAAAAATAAATTATATGAAAAAGAGTTAGATAATTCTATTAATAAAAAGAAAAAATCCAAATCTTTTTTAGAAATTTGGGCAGATAAATTTCGTCAAATATTGAATGACACAGAATAAAAAATAATGAAAAAAGAAAATTCAAAAATAGAAAAAAAAGAAAAAATTCAATTTAAATTATCAAATAACCGTTCTGCATCAATTAAAGTAATAGGAGTAGGAGGAGGGGGTAGTAATGCCTTAAGTTATATGTTTGAACAAGGGATTAATGGAGTAGATTTTATAGCTTGTAATACAGATGCACAAGCTTTAAATAATAATCCAGTTCCTACAAAAATACAATTGGGTGCATCTATAACTGAAGGACTTGGTGCAGGAGCAGATCCTGAAGTAGGAGAAAAAGCTGCATTAGAAAGTCTAGAAGAAATAAAAAGTGTATTAGATTCCAATACCAAAATGACATTTATTACTGCAGGAATGGGAGGAGGTACAGGAACAGGAGCTGCTCCTGTTATTGCAGGAATTTCTAAAGAAAAAGGAATTCTTACTGTAGGAATAGTTACTATTCCATTTCATTTTGAGGGAAAAATGAGATTAAAACAAGCTCAAAAAGGAATAGAATCTTTAAGAAAAAATGTAGATTCATTAATTGTTATTAATAATGATAAGTTAAGAGAACTATATGGAAATTTAGGATTTAAAGCAGGATTTGCAAAAGCAGATGAAGTATTAACTACAGCAGCCAAAGGAATTGCAGAAGTTATCACCCATCATTATAAACAAAATATAGATTTAAGAGATACAAGAACAGTATTAAAAGAAAGTGGTACTGCTGTAATGGGGTCTTCAGTTTCTGTTGGAGAAAATAGAGCTAAGGAAGCCGTAATTCAAGCATTAGACTCTCCATTATTAAATGATAATAAAATAACTGGAGCTAAAAATGTACTTCTTTTAATTGTGTCTGGTAGGATTGAAATTACTATAGATGAAATTGGAATTATTAGTGATTATATTCAATCAGAAGCAGGAAATAATGCAAATATTATAATGGGAATAGGAGAAGACGAAAAATTAGAAGAAAGTATTTCTGTTACAATAGTAGCAACAGGATTTCCAACTGAAATACAACGTGCTATTAATCATGAAGAAAAAAAAATATTTCATAGGTTAGAAGAACCATATGATAAAAAATTACCAAATAGAGATGA from Blattabacterium cuenoti includes the following:
- the ftsZ gene encoding cell division protein FtsZ translates to MKKENSKIEKKEKIQFKLSNNRSASIKVIGVGGGGSNALSYMFEQGINGVDFIACNTDAQALNNNPVPTKIQLGASITEGLGAGADPEVGEKAALESLEEIKSVLDSNTKMTFITAGMGGGTGTGAAPVIAGISKEKGILTVGIVTIPFHFEGKMRLKQAQKGIESLRKNVDSLIVINNDKLRELYGNLGFKAGFAKADEVLTTAAKGIAEVITHHYKQNIDLRDTRTVLKESGTAVMGSSVSVGENRAKEAVIQALDSPLLNDNKITGAKNVLLLIVSGRIEITIDEIGIISDYIQSEAGNNANIIMGIGEDEKLEESISVTIVATGFPTEIQRAINHEEKKIFHRLEEPYDKKLPNRDEIHLLQKKSFFSIKKKFSKDLDKLNNGKKKISLNQNIFNQSIDLNSSSFNNPHANYSENKEKNISSLEENFDYPIYSNKKNKVLNKDIRIKKEKNNNK
- the ftsA gene encoding cell division protein FtsA, whose protein sequence is MEYQDIAIGLDVGTTKIVAMVGRRNEYNKIEILGIGRSKSIGVHRGVVNNITQTIDAIREAVSEAEHSSGLKIKEVIVGIAGQHIRSLQHNDYITRLDFENVINQKDIQKLIDQVHKLVMLPGEEIIHVLPQEYKVDSQSEIGEPIGMYGSRLEANFHVVVGQISSIRNIGRCVKAAGLNLAGMTLEPIASAEAVLSKEEREAGVALVDIGGGTTDVAIFKDNIIRHTAVIPFGGNVITENIKTDCLIIERQAELLKIKFGSAWPGENKETEIVCIPGLRGREPKEISLKHLSKIIHTRVCEILEHVNVEINNYGNEEQKKRLIAGLVMTGGGAQLKHIRPLTEYITGMDVRVGYSNEHIAGGDNGFISNPEYATSIGLVVKGLDDKKKYLCTSDMVYNQSDYKNNVELFSTKFYNKNKLYEKELDNSINKKKKSKSFLEIWADKFRQILNDTE